The Chloroflexota bacterium DNA window TGGCAGGCGAGCCCTTTCTGATCAAACCGCGTCTCCCTAATTGGCGCAGCCTGGATGCCTGCACAGCGACCTTCGATCTCGTGGAGCTGCTGAGCCACGATCACGATCCGCCAACCTATGGTGCTTTGCTGGGAAAAGCCCTCTTCGCCGATGATGCCCTGGGTCCCGCCTACCGCGAGATCATCGCAGCTGTTCGCAGCCGGGGTGACGGCCTTCGGGTGCGCCTTGTGAACAACGCCGATGAGTTGGCCGAGCTTCGCTGGGAACGCCTCTACCATCCCTTTGACGGCCAGTGGCTGCCCCTGGGTTCGACCGCATCCACTCCGTTCTCTCGTTATGTCGATACAAAACAGTGGGACAGACCGCTGCCACCAACCCAACGTCCCTTGCGTTTGCTGGCCGTGATCTCCTCGCCGCAGGATCTGGGCACCTACCAATTGGATCCCATTGAAATCGAAGAGCGCCAGTTCCTCATAAACTTCATGCAGGCGCTTCCGCAGGCGGATGTCAGAATCCTCGAAAGTGGCACGGCCAACCCGCCCACACTGAACGAGATCCGAAAAGCCCTGACTGACGGGGTTCACATGGTTCACTTTCTCTGCCATGGTGCTGTCACCGATCTTGGCTCCGTGCTTTTTCTGGAAGATGACACCGGAAACACCGCCGTGGTCACTTCGGACCGGCTGGTAAATGCATTCAAGGCTGTCGACGTTCCACCTGTGCTCTGCTTCCTGGCGGCATGTGAGACAGCAGAACGCTCGGCCAACAGCGCTCTGGTGCCGCTGGGACCTGCCCTCGTGGCCGATGGCGGGGCGCATGCCGTGGTCGCCATGGCTGACAAGGTCGGAGTCAAGACGGCCCAGCTCTTCTCCCAACAGTTTTTCGCCCGTCTTCTGAACCACGGCGTGGTCGATCTGGCAGTCAACGAAGCCCGCGCTCTGGTGCAGGATCAATGGGATTGGGGCGTGCCCGTGCTCTTCAGTCGCCTTCCTGACAACCAGTTGCTGGATTTTCCTATCGGCAGCTTCTACGATAACTACCTGAACCATGCCGATCGGGCCTATCTGGCTGCCGATCAGGCATTGGCCGCCGCCCGGCTGGAAGACCACGGCTTCGACCTGATCGAGGATCTTGAAGGT harbors:
- a CDS encoding CHAT domain-containing protein → MISTNLGPRDDYATLQIEVSSPTVAGEPFLIKPRLPNWRSLDACTATFDLVELLSHDHDPPTYGALLGKALFADDALGPAYREIIAAVRSRGDGLRVRLVNNADELAELRWERLYHPFDGQWLPLGSTASTPFSRYVDTKQWDRPLPPTQRPLRLLAVISSPQDLGTYQLDPIEIEERQFLINFMQALPQADVRILESGTANPPTLNEIRKALTDGVHMVHFLCHGAVTDLGSVLFLEDDTGNTAVVTSDRLVNAFKAVDVPPVLCFLAACETAERSANSALVPLGPALVADGGAHAVVAMADKVGVKTAQLFSQQFFARLLNHGVVDLAVNEARALVQDQWDWGVPVLFSRLPDNQLLDFPIGSFYDNYLNHADRAYLAADQALAAARLEDHGFDLIEDLEGLIKELSKSHGVLVAVSDKFRRTGANPATFAEKFEDFYFDFKLYYDNEAWVEEEASCREIDRLGHLIMPRLRPLLDNATFDALGQELALLGDADRVLLRFFSEYLDEMNEAVESIYTHVVDGEIDLAIQEKRDFEAQITPSFRRSKQMFGRMNDSVTAAMAA